ACCTGCGCAGGCAGCGAGTCCCGGTCCAGATAGCCGAAGCCGAACCCGGCGGCGGCGCAGATAAGCACTGCCAGGATAACGGGCCACACCAGCTGGCGGGCGTGCGGCCTGCTGGCCACGATGATCCGTTCCCCCGGCGCCAGTTTAAGCCGGATGCTCACGCCTGCACGGCGCGCAGGTGCACCACGTCGCCGGCCACGACCGCATGCCGTTCGCCGAGTTCATCAACCAGGATCAGCGATCCGTACGGATCCAGGGCGACGGCGCGCCCTGACAGGGCTTTCCCTCCGGGCAGCTCCGCCCGAACGTCCTGGCCCAGGGTGACCATGCGTGACGTGATTTTCTCCAGCAGCGAGGTACCGTCGGCCCACACCTGGGACGCGTCGCCGTCGACGGCGCGGAACTCCCGGTACTTGGCGGCCAGTTCACGCAAATAGTCTTCCAGCAGGATGTTGCGGTCAGTGGTGGAGGCATACTCCATCAACAGCGATGTGGCCGTGGGAACGGGCAGGTCCTCATCGGTCAGTGACACGTTCATGCCGGCGCCGACGACAACGGCGGGAGGAGCGCCGCTTGAATCCATCACGAGCTGGGCCAGGACGCCGGCGAGCTTGCGCCCGTCCACCATGACGTCGTTGGGCCATTTCAGCCGCGCTTCGACGCCGGTGCGGCGGGCCACGGACTCGGACAGTGCCAGGGCAGCCAAAAGGGACAGCCAGCCGTAGGACTGGGTGGGCAGCGGCCGCCCGCCGGCATTGACCGGACGGAGCAGGACGCTGACAAACAGGGACGAGCGCGGCGGTGCCTGCCAGGTGCGGCCCAGCCGTCCCCTGCCGGCAGTCTGCATTTCAGCGGTCAGGACTGAGAGGTCCGGAACGTCCGACGGGCGCAGCCGCGCCTCATCAGCCAGGTCCGAGTTAGTGGATCCGGTTTCGGCGACAACATCCAGGCGGGACAAGGGTCCCCCGGGCGCCACGAGGGCAGCCCTCAGACGCTCCTGGTCAAGCCCTGGTCTTTCCATGCTGGAGTAACGCAAATGCATGCTTCCGATCTTACGCGGGGTGCCGGACATTACAGCCTGCGCGCACATCGGGGCCCGGCCGGGAGGCATCGGGGCCGGCGGCATCGGCGCCGGGGAGAGCCGCTGACTCCAGTTCCCGCCGGCGCCGTGTTGCTTCTTAGAGGAAGAAGTCCTGCATCAGCTGGTCCTCCGGCGCG
This genomic interval from Arthrobacter citreus contains the following:
- a CDS encoding biotin--[acetyl-CoA-carboxylase] ligase, which encodes MHLRYSSMERPGLDQERLRAALVAPGGPLSRLDVVAETGSTNSDLADEARLRPSDVPDLSVLTAEMQTAGRGRLGRTWQAPPRSSLFVSVLLRPVNAGGRPLPTQSYGWLSLLAALALSESVARRTGVEARLKWPNDVMVDGRKLAGVLAQLVMDSSGAPPAVVVGAGMNVSLTDEDLPVPTATSLLMEYASTTDRNILLEDYLRELAAKYREFRAVDGDASQVWADGTSLLEKITSRMVTLGQDVRAELPGGKALSGRAVALDPYGSLILVDELGERHAVVAGDVVHLRAVQA